In a single window of the Methanolobus psychrophilus R15 genome:
- a CDS encoding iron ABC transporter, ATP-binding protein, whose product MILEVNGVEFQYRSKEVLTDIRFHLKKNEILAILGPNGVGKTTLLKCMNAILKPKSGTILVDKEDVLKLEQIEIARRLGYVPQRCECARLTAFDAILLGRMPHIKWNITTEDVMLVEATIKKLHLEELALRYIDELSGGELQKVGIARAIAQNPKLLLLDEPTSSLDLKNQLEILNIVRDVVRKENVSAVMTMHDLNLAFRYADKFLFLKNGTIFAAGSMGEITPQTIEEVYGVPVTIQNYMDVSVVIPV is encoded by the coding sequence ATGATATTAGAAGTCAACGGAGTGGAATTCCAGTACCGTAGCAAAGAGGTGCTCACGGACATAAGATTTCACCTGAAGAAGAACGAGATATTAGCCATACTGGGACCGAACGGAGTGGGAAAGACCACACTGCTCAAATGTATGAACGCTATCCTGAAACCTAAGAGTGGCACCATACTAGTGGATAAGGAAGACGTGTTGAAACTTGAGCAGATCGAGATAGCCCGGCGCCTTGGGTACGTTCCCCAGCGTTGTGAATGTGCCAGGCTGACAGCCTTTGATGCTATTCTGCTGGGCAGGATGCCACATATAAAATGGAACATCACCACTGAAGATGTGATGCTGGTGGAGGCAACCATCAAGAAACTGCATCTTGAGGAGCTTGCCCTGAGGTACATTGATGAGCTCAGCGGAGGAGAATTGCAGAAAGTGGGGATTGCACGCGCCATTGCCCAGAACCCAAAACTGCTTCTGTTGGATGAGCCCACAAGCAGCCTTGACCTTAAGAACCAGCTGGAGATACTTAACATCGTAAGGGATGTTGTCAGGAAGGAGAATGTCTCGGCTGTAATGACCATGCATGACCTTAACCTTGCATTCAGGTATGCTGACAAGTTCCTGTTCCTGAAGAACGGCACTATCTTTGCGGCAGGTAGTATGGGTGAGATCACGCCACAGACTATCGAAGAGGTTTACGGGGTACCTGTCACCATACAGAACTACATGGATGTATCAGTAGTAATACCCGTATGA
- a CDS encoding iron ABC transporter, permease, translated as MNSKEGDIAARYREHTDRKRTYILAGLVLLFVASILSIATGSVDIPPTDVVRTLAGHSVSATWDSIIWNVRLPQVLTAIVAGAGLAVSGVVMQSILRNPLGSPFTLGISNAAAFGAAFSVIILGAGSTSSRVGDAVTINNPYVTTVAAFVFAMLVTAIILMFARIRGTTPEVMILVGVAMGSLFTAGTMFLQYFADDVQLASMVFWTFGDTARASWEELGLITAIVAASIVYFIFNRWKYNAIDAGDEAAKGLGINVEQVRLWGMIWSSLVTAIIVAFLGVIGFIGLICPHMARRIIGDDHRFLIAGSIVMGSLLLLCADTVARVMMQPYQLPVAVLTSFLGAPTFIYLILKGRRI; from the coding sequence ATGAACAGTAAAGAAGGAGACATAGCTGCAAGATACAGGGAGCACACTGACAGAAAAAGGACCTATATCCTTGCAGGACTTGTGCTCCTGTTTGTGGCTTCCATCCTGTCAATAGCCACAGGCTCGGTGGATATCCCACCCACGGATGTTGTAAGGACACTTGCAGGACACAGTGTTTCTGCAACGTGGGACAGCATAATATGGAATGTCCGCCTCCCTCAGGTACTGACAGCCATTGTTGCAGGTGCCGGATTGGCAGTATCAGGAGTTGTGATGCAATCCATACTCCGCAATCCTTTGGGTTCACCTTTCACACTTGGAATATCCAATGCAGCGGCCTTCGGGGCTGCGTTCTCTGTCATCATACTGGGTGCAGGCAGCACAAGCAGCCGGGTCGGAGACGCAGTGACCATCAACAATCCTTATGTGACAACCGTAGCAGCATTCGTGTTCGCGATGCTTGTGACCGCAATCATACTGATGTTTGCCAGGATCCGGGGGACAACGCCTGAAGTTATGATCCTTGTGGGCGTGGCGATGGGCTCACTGTTCACAGCAGGGACCATGTTCCTCCAATACTTTGCAGACGATGTGCAACTGGCATCCATGGTGTTCTGGACATTCGGAGATACGGCCAGGGCAAGCTGGGAGGAATTGGGGCTTATCACTGCCATAGTGGCAGCTTCTATTGTTTATTTCATCTTTAACCGCTGGAAGTACAATGCCATTGATGCCGGAGATGAGGCTGCCAAAGGCCTTGGTATCAACGTAGAACAAGTCCGTCTATGGGGGATGATATGGTCATCCCTTGTAACTGCTATCATTGTGGCATTCCTGGGAGTTATAGGCTTTATCGGATTGATATGTCCCCACATGGCGCGCCGCATCATCGGGGATGACCATCGCTTCCTGATAGCAGGAAGCATTGTTATGGGATCCCTGCTACTGCTCTGTGCAGATACTGTGGCAAGGGTCATGATGCAGCCATACCAGCTTCCGGTAGCCGTACTGACATCGTTTCTGGGAGCACCTACATTCATTTATCTTATACTCAAGGGGAGAAGAATATGA
- a CDS encoding formylmethanofuran dehydrogenase subunit E region, whose amino-acid sequence MEVQCIGKIKSSFSEPANPEEMRKAISVIVVNEEYEDGLYRIEENKHIQVIFYFDRSQGYELIAERRVGGVKGVFASRTPGRPSPIGVTVAELIERRGRELMVKGLDALDETPVIDIKPYVPAFDMSSKEGTENI is encoded by the coding sequence ATGGAAGTACAATGCATAGGTAAGATAAAAAGCTCATTCAGTGAGCCGGCAAACCCGGAAGAGATGCGCAAGGCAATAAGTGTGATAGTGGTCAACGAGGAGTATGAGGACGGCCTGTATAGAATTGAAGAAAACAAACATATCCAGGTGATCTTCTATTTCGACAGGTCGCAAGGGTATGAGCTAATAGCGGAAAGAAGAGTGGGAGGGGTGAAAGGTGTCTTTGCCTCAAGGACTCCGGGAAGGCCAAGTCCTATCGGAGTTACCGTTGCAGAGCTAATCGAAAGAAGAGGAAGAGAGCTGATGGTCAAAGGTCTTGATGCACTGGATGAAACACCGGTGATCGATATAAAGCCATACGTGCCTGCTTTTGACATGTCATCCAAAGAAGGTACAGAAAATATCTGA
- the aroK gene encoding shikimate kinase, with translation MIITLIGMPGAGKSSVGKRLARIMGYAFIDTDDLIIHAAGTLLQQIVDEQGDMALIGVEEQSILALQLKDNSVIATGGSVVYSEKAMQFLKANSVVVYLDVPFEAIARRLSNIDTRGVVGLKGKGLRELYRERTGLYIAYADVTIKVGARDKVQDVVTRIGEKLQDREP, from the coding sequence ATGATAATAACGCTGATAGGAATGCCGGGCGCCGGGAAAAGTTCTGTCGGTAAAAGGCTTGCACGTATCATGGGGTATGCCTTTATCGACACTGACGACCTGATCATCCATGCAGCCGGCACCCTGCTCCAGCAAATTGTGGATGAACAGGGTGACATGGCACTCATAGGTGTTGAGGAGCAGAGCATCCTTGCCCTTCAGTTAAAGGACAACAGTGTCATTGCAACAGGTGGAAGTGTCGTCTACTCAGAAAAAGCAATGCAATTCCTCAAAGCAAACTCGGTCGTTGTTTACCTCGACGTACCCTTCGAGGCCATCGCTCGAAGGCTTTCCAATATTGATACAAGGGGCGTTGTAGGTCTCAAAGGCAAGGGCCTGCGGGAACTCTACCGGGAGCGCACAGGACTTTACATCGCTTATGCCGACGTTACCATCAAGGTCGGTGCCAGGGACAAGGTGCAGGATGTAGTGACTCGGATTGGGGAAAAATTACAGGATAGGGAACCCTGA